The following nucleotide sequence is from Nocardioides daedukensis.
CACGGGCTGTCGGGGTCGCGGCTGTGGCTGCACGAGAACGGCTTCGCCCTGCTGCACGAGGGCGACGTGGTGCTCGCAGTCTCCTACTGGAAGCGTGGCGAGGGGATCGGTTCGCTGCTGGCCGCCGAGGCAGTCGAAGGCGGAGCCACGTCGGCGTGGTCGCACGCCGACCACATCGCCGCCCGGAAGATCGCGGAGCGACTCGGCTTCGAGCGCACCCGCGAGCTGTGGGTGATGCGATGGCCGCTGACACCGTTCGCCGAGCCGGCGCCCGCGGCACCCGAGGGTGTGACGGTGCGGTCGTTCCGCCTCGGTGACGAGGCCGAGCTGCTGCGGGTGAACGCGGCCGCCTTCGCTGCCCACCCGGAGCAGGGGGCGATGGATGCCGCGAACCTGGCCGAGCGGATGGCTGAACCGTGGTTCTCGCCCGAGGGGCTGTTCCTGGCCGTCGAAGATGGGGACGGAGCAGAGCAGGTGCTCGGCTTCCACTGGACCAAGGTGCACTCGGCGACCACCGGCGAGGTCTATGTCGTGGGGATCGATCCGAGCGCCCAGGGCCGGGGGATCGGCAAGCTGCTCACCCGGGTCGGCCTGGACCACCTGGCGTCGGTGGTCTCGGACGAGGTGATCCTCTATGTCGAGTCCGACAACCTGGCCGCGCGTGCGGTCTATGAGGGGCTCGGCTTCACGCACGAGTCCTATGACACGCACGTGCACTACACGAAGTAGCGCTCGCAACCTGCGCGACGCTGGACGTGCAGGATCGGGTTCAGAGCCCGATCAGGAATCGGCACCCTGGGACTGCTCGGACTCCTTGGCCGACGCCTCCGACTCGGCCTGCTCGCTCAGCTTGGCCGGCGGCATGAACCGGTAGCCCACGTTGCGCACGGTCCCGATCAGGGTCTCGTGCTCGGGACCGAGCTTGGCGCGGAGTCGGCGTACGTGCACGTCGACGGTGCGGGTGCCACCGAAGTAGTCGTAGCCCCACACCTCCTGGAGCAGCTGCTGGCGCGAGAAGACCCGCCCCGGGTGCTGGACCAGGAACTTCAGCAGCTCGAACTCCTTGAAGGTCAGGTCGAGCGGACGGCCGGAGAGCTTCGCGGTGTACGTCGCGTCGTCGACGACCACCTCTCCGCTGCGGATCACGTGGGACTCGGGATCGTCGGCGTCGCGCTGGGCGTTGAGCCTGCCGATGGCCAGCTTGATCCGTGCCTCGAGCTCGGCGGGGCCGCAGGTGTGCAGTACGACGTCGTCCATGCCCCAGTCGGCGGCCACGACTGCCAGCCCGCCCTCGGTCACGATCAACAGCACCGGCGCGTCCGAGCCGGTGGTCCGGATCAGGCGGCACAGGTCGCGTGCCTGGGCGAGCTCCTGGCGGCCGTCGACGAGCAGGAGATCGGCGTCGGGAGCCTCCAGGAGGGCGCTACCCTCGGCAGGAAGGATCTTCACGCCGTGGCTGAGCAACGCGAGGCCGGGCAGCACTTCGGCCGACGGCTGCAGGGCGCTGGTGAGGAGGAGGAGGGTGCTCATCTCGACTCCTTTCAGGCCGGCCCTCGATCGGAGCCGCTAGGGAAGGATATCGGGTGTGAGCCCCCAGAACGTCGAACAACCGGATCAAGAGACACAGGTCGTCGTCCGATATTGGGCCGCGGCACGTGCCGTGACCGGCGTGAACGAGGACCATTTCGACGGTCCGCTCACCCTCACCGAGCTCCGTGGCCGGATCCTCGAGCGGCATCCCGGCGCGGAACGGGTGATCGGCATCTGCTCGATGCTGGTCGACGATGAGCCCGCCGGATCGCTCGATCCCGACACGGTGCGGGTGCGTCCCGGGCAGTCGGTGGAGTTCCTGCCGCCGTTCGCCGGCGGCTGACCGGA
It contains:
- a CDS encoding response regulator transcription factor is translated as MSTLLLLTSALQPSAEVLPGLALLSHGVKILPAEGSALLEAPDADLLLVDGRQELAQARDLCRLIRTTGSDAPVLLIVTEGGLAVVAADWGMDDVVLHTCGPAELEARIKLAIGRLNAQRDADDPESHVIRSGEVVVDDATYTAKLSGRPLDLTFKEFELLKFLVQHPGRVFSRQQLLQEVWGYDYFGGTRTVDVHVRRLRAKLGPEHETLIGTVRNVGYRFMPPAKLSEQAESEASAKESEQSQGADS
- a CDS encoding MoaD/ThiS family protein gives rise to the protein MSPQNVEQPDQETQVVVRYWAAARAVTGVNEDHFDGPLTLTELRGRILERHPGAERVIGICSMLVDDEPAGSLDPDTVRVRPGQSVEFLPPFAGG
- the mshD gene encoding mycothiol synthase, with protein sequence MSLLVTEWTPSVAAAVEQIASDCQTVDGVNPLDEAAQLRLRHHGLSGSRLWLHENGFALLHEGDVVLAVSYWKRGEGIGSLLAAEAVEGGATSAWSHADHIAARKIAERLGFERTRELWVMRWPLTPFAEPAPAAPEGVTVRSFRLGDEAELLRVNAAAFAAHPEQGAMDAANLAERMAEPWFSPEGLFLAVEDGDGAEQVLGFHWTKVHSATTGEVYVVGIDPSAQGRGIGKLLTRVGLDHLASVVSDEVILYVESDNLAARAVYEGLGFTHESYDTHVHYTK